The Allocatelliglobosispora scoriae genome contains a region encoding:
- a CDS encoding pyridoxal phosphate-dependent decarboxylase family protein, giving the protein MSNRHPAMEPGRDEVAAMMAAATSLVTDFLGSVDTAPTAPLDFPASELTELFAPPGDRPGDLDDLLATFRDAAAQAAETVSPGFYAYFPGGGLFASALAELLAATVNRYTGSGAMAPKLVAMEHGVIQWFCSVFGLPPTAGGVLSSGASSGNLSALVTARQHRLGGPDRTGTLYVTEHTHHSVAKAAMIAGFTPDQVRLVPVTADFRMDPTAAEQMIAADRTAGLRPFLLIGTAGTTNTGTIDPLADLAEVARRHGLWFHVDAAYGGAFQLTARGRVKLAGIEQADSITLDAHKSLFMPYSTGILLVRDPRLLRSAHSMDADYLQDLALGDELPNWADHGTELTRPFRGLRLWLPLHLYGVDAFRSELDEKLDLSEVVRRELRELPVIATSEPDLTVHTFRAPGGEKESQQLLERIHASRRVALTSTRINGDYALRLCVLSHRTHRSHVDEALGIIRAAALAA; this is encoded by the coding sequence ATGTCCAATCGCCATCCAGCCATGGAGCCGGGTCGGGACGAGGTGGCGGCGATGATGGCCGCCGCCACCTCGCTCGTCACCGATTTCCTCGGCTCCGTCGACACCGCGCCGACCGCCCCGCTCGACTTCCCCGCGAGCGAGCTGACCGAGCTCTTCGCCCCGCCCGGCGACCGGCCGGGTGACCTCGACGACCTGCTCGCCACCTTCCGGGACGCGGCGGCGCAGGCGGCCGAGACGGTGAGTCCGGGGTTCTACGCCTACTTTCCCGGCGGCGGCCTCTTCGCCTCGGCGCTCGCGGAGCTGCTCGCGGCCACCGTCAACCGCTACACGGGCTCGGGCGCGATGGCGCCCAAGCTGGTCGCGATGGAGCACGGCGTGATCCAGTGGTTCTGCTCCGTCTTCGGCCTGCCGCCGACCGCCGGCGGGGTGCTGAGCAGCGGCGCCTCCAGCGGCAACCTCTCGGCGCTGGTCACGGCACGGCAGCACCGGCTGGGCGGGCCGGACCGGACCGGGACGCTCTATGTCACCGAGCACACGCACCACTCGGTGGCGAAGGCCGCGATGATCGCCGGGTTCACCCCCGACCAGGTACGCCTGGTGCCGGTCACCGCCGACTTCCGGATGGATCCCACCGCCGCCGAGCAGATGATCGCCGCGGACCGGACAGCCGGGCTGCGGCCGTTCCTGCTGATCGGTACGGCGGGAACCACGAACACCGGCACGATCGACCCGCTCGCCGACCTCGCCGAGGTCGCCCGCAGGCACGGGCTGTGGTTCCACGTCGACGCCGCCTACGGCGGGGCGTTCCAGCTCACGGCACGCGGCCGGGTCAAGCTCGCGGGCATCGAGCAGGCCGATTCGATCACCCTCGACGCGCACAAGTCGCTCTTCATGCCCTACAGCACGGGCATCCTGCTGGTACGCGATCCGCGCCTGCTGCGATCCGCGCACAGCATGGACGCCGACTACCTCCAGGACCTGGCCCTCGGCGATGAGCTGCCCAACTGGGCCGACCACGGCACGGAGCTGACCCGCCCCTTCCGCGGCCTGCGGCTGTGGCTGCCGCTGCACCTCTACGGCGTGGACGCCTTCCGGTCGGAGCTCGACGAGAAGCTGGACCTCTCCGAGGTGGTCCGCCGGGAGCTGCGGGAGCTGCCGGTGATCGCCACCAGCGAGCCGGACCTGACCGTGCACACCTTCCGGGCGCCGGGCGGGGAGAAGGAGAGCCAGCAGCTCCTGGAGCGCATCCACGCGAGCCGCCGGGTGGCGTTGACGAGCACCCGCATCAACGGCGATTACGCGCTGCGCCTGTGCGTGCTGAGCCACCGTACCCACCGCAGCCACGTCGACGAGGCGCTGGGCATCATCCGCGCCGCTGCACTCGCAGCTTGA
- a CDS encoding amidohydrolase family protein, with protein MIIDAHHHLWRLDGGYGWLDEPAMAPIRRDYTVSDLRGHLAATGVDRTVLVEAARCDTAESIEFLALAAETPEIAGVVAWLDFAALADPTAAGASTDPAAIAALAAIPGAAPPSSQLLKSWSYERPAKLVGVRDQVQAHADPRWLARPEVVAGLRRISELGLVVDLVVRPDQLAGAGVAADGVPLGRFVLDHLGKPPLAAGGAGLASWRDEVARLAERPNVVAKLSGLVTEADWARWTDDDLAPVVAHALAVFGPQRLLWGSDWPVAELATDAVRWLATARALVPSQDHDAVFGGNAARTYQLEID; from the coding sequence ATGATCATCGACGCGCACCACCACCTGTGGCGCCTCGACGGCGGTTACGGCTGGCTCGACGAGCCCGCGATGGCGCCGATCCGCCGTGACTACACCGTCTCCGACCTGCGCGGACACCTCGCGGCGACCGGTGTCGACCGCACGGTGCTGGTCGAGGCCGCCCGCTGCGACACGGCCGAGTCGATCGAGTTCCTGGCGCTCGCCGCCGAGACCCCCGAGATCGCCGGTGTGGTCGCCTGGCTCGACTTCGCCGCGCTCGCCGATCCCACGGCCGCGGGCGCCTCGACGGATCCCGCAGCCATCGCCGCCCTCGCCGCCATCCCCGGCGCGGCGCCCCCATCGTCGCAACTCTTGAAGAGTTGGTCCTATGAGCGGCCGGCCAAGCTCGTCGGCGTGCGGGACCAGGTGCAGGCGCACGCGGATCCCCGGTGGCTCGCCCGGCCCGAGGTGGTGGCGGGCCTGCGGCGGATCTCCGAACTCGGGCTCGTCGTCGACCTCGTCGTCCGGCCCGACCAGCTCGCGGGTGCCGGGGTGGCGGCTGACGGCGTACCCCTGGGGCGGTTTGTTCTTGATCATTTGGGGAAGCCGCCGCTCGCAGCGGGCGGCGCGGGGCTGGCCTCGTGGCGGGACGAGGTCGCGCGGCTCGCGGAGCGACCGAATGTCGTCGCGAAGCTGTCGGGGCTCGTGACCGAGGCCGACTGGGCCCGCTGGACCGACGACGACCTCGCACCGGTCGTCGCGCACGCCCTCGCCGTCTTCGGGCCGCAGCGGCTGCTGTGGGGCTCGGACTGGCCGGTGGCGGAGCTCGCCACCGACGCCGTGCGCTGGCTCGCCACCGCCCGCGCGCTCGTGCCGTCGCAGGACCACGACGCGGTTTTCGGCGGCAATGCCGCACGGACATACCAATTGGAGATCGACTGA
- a CDS encoding aldo/keto reductase, which yields MQRVALGRTDLEVTRLGLGLAPIAGLYSAVSEEQARATIDHAWSRGVRYFDTAPLYGYGHSERRAGRALADRPRAEFTLSTKVGRLLRAAGEDAPARGVTERSEEAPQGAPEAAQEFWSGVEQGIAPVFDFSAAGVASSLAESLDRLNLSHVDIAFIHDPDDHLPQALAEAAPTLERLRAEGRVGAIGVGANSAEVLARCIREADLDCVLLAGRYTLLDQVALDELLPLAQARGVAVIAAGVFNSGILADPRPGVTYNYEPATAEILARAQALREVCARFDVPLRTAAVQFPLRHPAVVSVLVGARSPAEVDDAVDAITAPVPAALWTALADEGFIRE from the coding sequence GTGCAGCGAGTCGCCCTGGGGCGGACGGACCTCGAGGTCACGCGGCTGGGCCTCGGCCTGGCGCCGATCGCCGGTCTCTACTCCGCCGTGAGCGAGGAGCAGGCGCGAGCCACGATCGACCACGCCTGGTCGCGCGGCGTGCGCTACTTCGACACGGCTCCCCTCTACGGGTACGGGCACAGCGAGCGCCGCGCCGGACGAGCCCTCGCCGATCGGCCCCGTGCCGAGTTCACCCTCTCCACCAAGGTCGGACGGCTGCTCCGCGCTGCCGGTGAGGATGCGCCGGCACGAGGAGTGACCGAGCGGAGCGAGGAAGCCCCGCAGGGCGCGCCGGAAGCTGCGCAGGAGTTCTGGTCCGGCGTCGAGCAGGGGATCGCGCCGGTCTTCGACTTCTCCGCCGCCGGGGTGGCATCGTCGCTGGCGGAGAGCCTCGACCGGCTCAATCTGTCGCATGTGGACATCGCTTTCATCCACGACCCCGACGACCACCTCCCGCAGGCGCTCGCCGAGGCCGCGCCGACCCTGGAACGGCTGCGTGCCGAGGGCCGGGTGGGCGCGATCGGCGTCGGTGCCAACAGCGCCGAGGTGCTGGCCCGCTGCATCCGCGAGGCCGACCTCGACTGCGTCCTGCTCGCGGGGCGCTACACCCTCCTCGACCAGGTCGCCCTCGACGAGCTGCTGCCGCTCGCGCAGGCGAGAGGGGTCGCCGTGATCGCCGCCGGGGTCTTCAACTCCGGCATCCTCGCCGATCCCCGGCCCGGCGTCACCTACAACTATGAACCCGCCACCGCGGAGATCCTCGCCCGCGCGCAGGCGCTGCGGGAGGTCTGCGCCCGCTTCGACGTGCCGCTGCGCACGGCGGCGGTGCAGTTCCCGCTGCGGCACCCCGCCGTCGTCTCGGTGCTGGTCGGAGCGCGGTCACCGGCGGAGGTCGACGACGCGGTGGACGCGATCACCGCCCCGGTCCCGGCCGCACTCTGGACCGCGCTCGCCGACGAGGGGTTCATCCGCGAATGA
- a CDS encoding ABC transporter ATP-binding protein: MPPEPAQPKVGLRTLGPYVRAHRGSLIVVGILSLITAGGTLMQPLLTRDVLDALGAGDPIGRAVGALVAVLLFVAALDGIRSYLLQRTAEGLVLTARRRLATHLLRLPIAEYDGRRTGDLLSRVGADSTLLRAVVTSGLFETVTGALMVVGAATAMILLDPVLFAVTLGGLAIGLAGGVFFARKVRGMSADAQARIGEMTSAVERAISAARTIRASRAEERETATVVESARQAYDAGLRIAKLQAILGPAMVTTVQASFLLVLGVGGARVASGTISVGDLVAFILFVFFLVMPLGQALNAYTQLQAGLGALGRMEEILEVPLEAAVPLRGSAAPSPGAPAVEFRDVSYGYATSADTVLREVTFTVPAGTRTALVGPSGAGKSTLLSLVERFYEIDSGELLINGVDVRALRHDELRAQLGYVEQEAPVLAGTLRENLQLATPAATDAQMLDVLRAVNLSDLAERTPLGLGEQVGEGGVLLSGGERQRLAIARALLSKPPILLLDEPTSNLDARNEMALRSAIDTVSTGRTLLIVAHRLSTVVDADQIVVLDQGRVVATGTHTELLTSSALYREFAEHQLLVPAAA, encoded by the coding sequence ATGCCTCCTGAGCCAGCGCAGCCCAAGGTCGGACTTCGCACCCTGGGTCCCTACGTCCGCGCGCACCGAGGGTCCCTCATCGTCGTCGGAATCCTCTCCCTGATCACCGCCGGCGGCACGCTGATGCAGCCGCTGCTCACCCGGGATGTCCTCGACGCCCTCGGTGCCGGCGACCCGATCGGCCGGGCCGTCGGCGCCCTCGTCGCCGTGCTGCTCTTCGTGGCCGCGCTCGACGGGATCCGCTCCTACCTGCTCCAGCGCACGGCGGAGGGGCTCGTCCTGACCGCTCGGCGCCGACTCGCCACGCACCTGCTGCGCCTGCCGATCGCCGAGTACGACGGTCGGCGTACCGGTGACCTCCTGTCGCGCGTGGGGGCCGACTCGACGCTGCTGCGCGCGGTCGTGACATCGGGGCTCTTCGAGACCGTGACCGGCGCGCTGATGGTGGTGGGCGCGGCGACCGCGATGATCCTGCTCGATCCGGTGCTCTTCGCGGTGACGCTGGGCGGGCTCGCGATCGGCCTCGCCGGCGGCGTCTTCTTCGCCCGCAAGGTCCGCGGGATGTCGGCCGACGCGCAGGCCCGGATCGGCGAGATGACCTCGGCGGTCGAGCGGGCGATCAGCGCGGCCCGCACGATCCGGGCCAGCCGCGCCGAGGAGCGCGAGACGGCGACGGTCGTCGAGAGCGCCCGCCAGGCCTACGACGCGGGGCTGCGCATCGCGAAGCTGCAGGCGATCCTCGGCCCGGCGATGGTGACCACGGTGCAGGCGTCGTTCCTGCTGGTCCTCGGCGTGGGCGGCGCCCGGGTGGCGAGCGGCACGATCTCCGTCGGCGACCTGGTCGCCTTCATCCTCTTCGTCTTCTTCCTGGTGATGCCGCTGGGCCAGGCGCTCAACGCCTATACGCAGCTCCAGGCCGGGCTCGGCGCGCTGGGCCGGATGGAGGAGATCCTGGAGGTGCCGCTGGAGGCTGCGGTCCCGCTGCGAGGATCGGCCGCACCGAGCCCCGGTGCGCCCGCCGTCGAGTTCCGCGATGTCTCCTACGGCTACGCGACCAGCGCCGACACGGTGCTGCGAGAGGTCACCTTCACCGTGCCCGCCGGGACCAGGACCGCCCTGGTCGGCCCCTCCGGTGCGGGCAAGTCCACGCTGCTCTCCCTGGTGGAGCGCTTCTATGAGATCGACTCCGGCGAGTTGCTGATCAACGGTGTCGACGTGCGGGCACTGCGCCACGACGAGCTGCGCGCGCAACTGGGCTATGTCGAGCAGGAGGCACCCGTGCTCGCGGGCACGCTGCGGGAGAATCTGCAGCTGGCGACCCCTGCGGCGACCGATGCGCAGATGCTGGACGTGCTGCGCGCGGTCAACCTGAGCGACCTCGCCGAGCGCACCCCGCTCGGCCTGGGCGAGCAGGTGGGCGAGGGCGGGGTCCTGCTCTCCGGCGGCGAGCGGCAGCGGCTGGCGATCGCGCGGGCGCTGCTGTCGAAGCCGCCGATCCTGCTGCTCGACGAGCCGACGAGCAACCTCGACGCCCGCAACGAGATGGCGCTGCGCTCGGCGATCGACACCGTCTCCACGGGCCGGACGCTGCTGATCGTGGCGCACCGGCTCTCGACCGTGGTCGACGCCGACCAGATCGTGGTGCTGGACCAGGGCCGGGTGGTCGCGACGGGAACTCACACGGAGCTGCTGACGAGCAGTGCCCTCTATCGCGAGTTCGCCGAGCACCAGCTCCTCGTCCCGGCAGCCGCCTGA
- a CDS encoding ThuA domain-containing protein, which yields MRALIVRGGAEFHEPVRTTESFLPFLRSAEFDVEIAEDLDVYLDEGLLRRTHLIVQCWTDGELTANQSAGLRAAVAAGTGFGGWHGGVVAAFADRGYQWMTGACFVCHPGDFVEHELVVVADHPIVAGIDRVALNTERYWLLADPASDVLATVTFPVEPGEPWSRPTTHPAVWTRRWGRGRVFVSTVGHHLPDLEVPEIRTITERGLLWAARPEF from the coding sequence ATGCGTGCGCTGATCGTCCGGGGCGGGGCGGAGTTCCACGAGCCCGTCCGGACCACCGAGAGCTTCCTGCCGTTTCTGCGGTCGGCCGAGTTCGACGTCGAGATCGCCGAGGATCTGGACGTCTACCTCGACGAGGGGCTGTTGCGGCGTACCCATCTGATCGTGCAGTGCTGGACCGACGGTGAGCTGACGGCGAACCAGTCGGCCGGGCTGCGCGCAGCGGTCGCGGCCGGGACCGGATTCGGCGGCTGGCACGGCGGCGTGGTCGCGGCCTTCGCGGATCGGGGCTACCAGTGGATGACCGGGGCCTGCTTCGTCTGCCACCCGGGCGACTTCGTCGAGCATGAGCTGGTCGTCGTCGCCGACCACCCGATCGTGGCCGGGATCGACCGGGTCGCGCTCAACACCGAGCGCTACTGGCTGCTCGCCGATCCGGCGAGCGACGTGCTCGCGACGGTGACCTTCCCGGTCGAGCCCGGCGAGCCGTGGTCGCGCCCGACGACGCACCCCGCGGTCTGGACCCGGCGGTGGGGCAGGGGCCGGGTCTTCGTCAGCACGGTCGGCCACCACCTGCCCGACCTGGAGGTCCCCGAGATCCGCACGATCACCGAGCGCGGCCTGCTCTGGGCCGCCCGCCCTGAATTTTAA
- a CDS encoding fumarylacetoacetate hydrolase family protein — MKFMRVGVAGAERPVLLADDRHYDLRGLTADIDGRFLGAGGIELARAALHRGELPETEVAGERIGAPIARPGVVLCVGMNYAAHAAESGSLPPVEPVIFYKAPNTIVGPHDEIRIPRGSTRTDWEVELAVVIGRTARYLDSPQAALECIAGLVTSNDVSEREFQIERSGGQWSKGKSCETFNPLGPYLVPGVSPDELALRSWVNGEARQNSSTKDMIFGVAFLIWHLSQFTVLEPGDLLNTGTPEGVGLSGRFPYLAPGDVVEVEVAGLGRQRTPVTAA; from the coding sequence ATGAAGTTCATGCGTGTCGGGGTCGCCGGGGCCGAGCGACCGGTGCTGCTCGCCGACGATCGCCACTATGACCTGCGGGGGCTCACCGCCGACATCGACGGGCGCTTTCTCGGTGCGGGCGGGATCGAGCTGGCTCGCGCCGCGCTGCACCGGGGAGAGCTGCCGGAGACCGAGGTCGCCGGTGAGCGGATCGGCGCGCCGATCGCCCGGCCGGGCGTGGTGCTCTGCGTGGGGATGAACTACGCGGCGCACGCCGCCGAGTCCGGCTCGCTGCCGCCGGTGGAGCCGGTGATCTTCTACAAGGCGCCGAACACGATCGTCGGCCCGCACGACGAGATCCGGATCCCGCGTGGCTCGACGCGGACCGACTGGGAGGTCGAGCTCGCCGTCGTCATCGGGCGGACGGCCCGTTACCTCGACTCGCCGCAGGCCGCCCTTGAGTGCATCGCCGGGCTCGTGACCAGCAACGATGTCTCGGAGCGGGAGTTCCAGATCGAGCGGTCCGGCGGGCAGTGGTCCAAGGGGAAGAGCTGCGAGACGTTCAACCCGCTCGGGCCCTATCTCGTGCCGGGGGTGTCGCCGGACGAGCTGGCGCTGCGGTCCTGGGTCAACGGGGAGGCACGGCAGAACTCGTCCACGAAGGACATGATCTTCGGTGTGGCGTTCCTGATCTGGCACCTGTCGCAGTTCACGGTGCTGGAGCCGGGCGATCTGCTCAACACGGGTACGCCGGAGGGGGTGGGGCTCTCGGGCCGCTTCCCCTACCTGGCTCCGGGCGACGTGGTCGAGGTGGAGGTGGCCGGCCTGGGCCGCCAGCGCACCCCGGTCACCGCGGCCTGA
- a CDS encoding FHA domain-containing protein: MDELDFVRIDQGDQEVDLKGVRDPDFLALGLGGTNMMAMLWSVAMGKRAVGVDIRVCPSLGVHWNIREELYHHLGLIDQMMMERYGEQGIPRRGDGRLLLLAESMYRSDWPAGPVAADDLVSGFLGSMNADARIVGTIEHTEFIDDRWKDGGPHRIITVLDPPSPPAGPDPQRMGGSMAEVLDGPSMFQARAADVLILLRRYLEEIERMDLASGVAVPRVRLFTSHRVIPDADEEGGGRLRRLFRRGSRGGGFVDRPGGRKGVRIEAIRELDYKGKFRRVRAPGSGVIDLGVPELFMIAQGFDSTDARRLGFQQSDVLVDHEDGRGPVVAQADYLAGLMDVLVDGRLRRRIASEFDSQGNEYWVRQIAVGHEGDPAVGWVLVQVPDFKAFDPIRAGLVPAGTDRNSPEYFAGYQHLMRDFYLEQSAHILEIPKKELAQVQMGYGPKLFSMIERIGADALVAANGVVGGDSFGNGHFMTSGGAITGMVGHGVRVLHYWQDRLDGVEPAPAIRRLADGIKTDTEDWLHVSAQEFSQAAPINFGSARIEEIARASGKESSDRAAAIDATRRHRHSLLPLDHSDWRRPVMYPGRRYAFPLPPLQDSHPEDRDEMPAELAAPMPR; the protein is encoded by the coding sequence GTGGACGAGCTCGACTTCGTCCGCATCGACCAGGGTGATCAGGAAGTGGACCTGAAGGGTGTCCGCGACCCGGACTTCCTGGCACTGGGCCTCGGCGGCACCAACATGATGGCGATGCTCTGGTCGGTCGCGATGGGCAAGCGCGCCGTCGGCGTCGACATCCGGGTCTGCCCCTCGCTCGGCGTGCACTGGAACATCCGCGAGGAGCTCTACCACCACCTCGGCCTCATCGACCAGATGATGATGGAGCGCTACGGCGAGCAGGGGATCCCCCGCCGCGGCGACGGCCGACTGCTGCTGCTCGCCGAGAGCATGTACCGCTCCGACTGGCCGGCCGGTCCGGTCGCCGCGGACGACCTGGTCAGCGGGTTTCTCGGTTCGATGAACGCCGACGCGCGCATCGTCGGCACCATCGAGCACACCGAGTTCATCGACGACCGCTGGAAGGACGGCGGGCCGCACCGGATCATCACCGTGCTCGATCCGCCGAGCCCGCCGGCGGGGCCCGACCCGCAGCGGATGGGCGGGAGCATGGCGGAGGTCCTCGACGGACCGTCCATGTTCCAGGCCCGCGCCGCCGACGTGCTGATCCTGCTCCGCCGCTACCTGGAGGAGATCGAGCGGATGGACCTGGCGAGCGGCGTCGCCGTGCCCCGGGTCCGCCTGTTCACCAGCCACCGGGTCATCCCCGACGCCGACGAGGAGGGCGGCGGCCGGCTGCGGCGCCTGTTCCGGCGCGGCTCGCGCGGCGGCGGCTTCGTCGACAGGCCCGGCGGGCGCAAGGGAGTCCGGATCGAAGCGATCCGCGAGCTCGACTACAAGGGCAAATTCCGCCGGGTACGCGCACCGGGGTCGGGCGTGATCGACCTGGGCGTGCCGGAGCTCTTCATGATCGCCCAGGGCTTCGACAGCACCGACGCGCGGCGGCTCGGCTTCCAGCAGAGCGATGTGCTCGTGGACCACGAGGACGGTCGCGGACCCGTCGTCGCGCAGGCCGACTACCTCGCCGGGCTGATGGACGTGCTCGTCGACGGCCGGCTGCGGCGCCGCATCGCCTCGGAGTTCGACAGCCAGGGCAACGAGTACTGGGTGCGCCAGATCGCCGTGGGCCACGAGGGCGACCCGGCGGTCGGCTGGGTCCTGGTGCAGGTGCCGGACTTCAAGGCCTTCGACCCGATCCGGGCGGGCCTCGTCCCGGCCGGCACCGACCGCAACTCCCCGGAGTATTTCGCCGGCTACCAGCACCTGATGCGCGACTTCTACCTGGAGCAGAGCGCGCACATCCTGGAGATCCCGAAGAAGGAGCTCGCCCAGGTGCAGATGGGCTACGGCCCCAAGCTCTTCAGCATGATCGAGCGGATCGGCGCCGACGCCCTGGTGGCGGCGAACGGCGTCGTCGGCGGCGACTCGTTCGGCAACGGCCACTTCATGACCAGCGGTGGCGCGATCACCGGCATGGTCGGGCACGGCGTACGGGTGCTGCACTACTGGCAGGACCGGCTGGACGGGGTGGAGCCCGCCCCGGCGATCCGGCGGCTCGCCGACGGCATCAAGACCGACACCGAGGACTGGCTGCACGTCAGCGCCCAGGAGTTCAGCCAGGCCGCCCCGATCAACTTCGGCTCGGCGCGCATCGAGGAGATCGCCCGCGCGAGCGGCAAGGAGTCCTCGGACCGGGCCGCCGCGATCGACGCCACCCGGCGGCACCGCCACTCGCTGCTGCCGCTGGACCACTCCGACTGGCGTCGGCCGGTGATGTACCCGGGACGCCGCTACGCCTTCCCGCTGCCGCCGCTGCAGGACTCGCACCCGGAGGACCGCGACGAGATGCCGGCCGAGCTCGCCGCGCCCATGCCTCGCTGA
- a CDS encoding YjbQ family protein — translation MESILITVRTGSRPSVTDLTDEAAGFVAGKGDGLLHVFAPHATAGIAIIETGAGSDDDLLTALDDVLPTHDRWRHRHGSAGHGRDHVMPAFIAPHATLPVLGGRIALGTWQSICLVDPNGDNPTRQVRLSFLAG, via the coding sequence GTGGAGAGCATCCTGATCACGGTTCGCACCGGGTCCCGGCCCAGCGTGACGGACCTGACCGACGAGGCGGCCGGATTCGTCGCCGGCAAGGGTGACGGGCTGCTGCACGTCTTCGCGCCGCACGCCACCGCCGGGATCGCGATCATCGAGACCGGTGCGGGCAGCGACGACGACCTGCTCACCGCACTCGACGACGTGCTGCCGACCCACGACCGCTGGCGGCACCGGCACGGCTCAGCGGGTCACGGCCGCGATCACGTGATGCCCGCCTTCATCGCGCCCCATGCCACGCTGCCGGTCCTGGGCGGTCGGATCGCTCTGGGCACGTGGCAGTCGATCTGCCTCGTCGACCCTAACGGCGACAACCCCACCCGCCAGGTCAGATTGAGCTTCCTGGCCGGCTAG
- a CDS encoding GntR family transcriptional regulator, whose amino-acid sequence MRSALSDDVYSALKSLIMDHELAPGTRVTIDTVAKKLSVSPTPVREALARLEADGLVTKRPMAGYTTTALLTREEFEHLFEMRLLLECAAAAHAADLRSTADFPDLPTISEGHGYATHADFTAADAAFHDAIAAASGNPLLHDAITRLHSHLHLHRLHSPTDVGGRSQQEHDSIVAAIRAGEAARADIAMRLHLEASRDRHLAKW is encoded by the coding sequence ATGCGGTCTGCGCTCAGTGACGATGTCTACTCCGCCCTCAAGTCCCTCATCATGGATCACGAACTCGCGCCGGGCACCCGGGTCACCATCGACACCGTCGCGAAGAAGCTGAGCGTCTCGCCGACCCCGGTCCGCGAGGCGCTGGCCCGGCTGGAGGCGGACGGGTTGGTGACGAAGCGCCCGATGGCCGGATACACGACGACGGCGCTGCTCACCCGGGAGGAGTTCGAGCACCTCTTCGAGATGCGGCTGCTGCTGGAGTGCGCAGCCGCCGCCCACGCCGCGGACCTGCGCTCGACCGCGGACTTCCCCGATCTGCCGACGATCTCGGAGGGCCACGGCTACGCCACCCACGCCGACTTCACCGCCGCCGACGCCGCGTTCCACGACGCGATCGCCGCCGCCTCGGGCAACCCGCTACTGCACGACGCGATCACCCGGCTCCACTCCCATCTGCACCTGCACCGGCTGCACTCGCCCACCGACGTCGGCGGGCGCAGCCAGCAGGAGCACGACTCGATCGTGGCCGCGATCCGGGCGGGCGAGGCGGCCCGGGCCGACATCGCGATGCGCCTGCACCTGGAGGCGTCTCGCGACCGCCACCTCGCCAAGTGGTAA